A part of Synchiropus splendidus isolate RoL2022-P1 chromosome 19, RoL_Sspl_1.0, whole genome shotgun sequence genomic DNA contains:
- the atp5mc1 gene encoding ATP synthase F(0) complex subunit C1, mitochondrial, with protein MYACAKFITSPALLRGGSRVLARPLAVSHFTRPEARVETQDLLPVSQAPVLTRSFQTSAVTRDIDTAAKFIGAGAATVGVAGSGAGIGTVFGSLIIGYARNPSLKQQLFSYAILGFALSEAMGLFCLMVAFLILFAM; from the exons ATGTATGCATGTGCTAAGTTCATCACTTCTCCTGCTCTG CTGAGAGGGGGCTCCAGAGTTCTCGCTCGGCCACTTGCTGTCTCCCATTTTACCAGACCTGAAGCCAGAGTTGAGACACAG GACCTGTTGCCAGTTAGTCAAGCTCCAGTCCTGACTCGTTCCTTCCAGACAAGCGCTGTGACCCGGGACATTGACACAGCCGCCAAGTTCattggtgctggtgctgctacagtgggtgtGGCTGGTTCAGGTGCTGGTATTGGTACTGTGTTTGGCAGCCTCATCATCGGCTATGCCAG GAACCCCTCCCTGAAACAGCAGCTCTTTTCTTATGCCATCCTGGGCTTTGCTCTGTCTGAAGCTATGGGTCTTTTCTGTCTGATGGTGGCTTTCCTTATCCTGTTCGCCATGTAA